Part of the Streptomyces sp. HSG2 genome, CGGTCCTTCGTCACCACGGTCCAACCGTCATCCCACGTGTCGTACTCGTGGGTGCCGAGCGTCAACATCGGCTCGATGGTGAACGTCATGCCCGGCTCGATCAGGGTGGTCGCGTGGGGGCTGTCGTAGTGCGGGACGATCAGCCCCGAGTGGAAGGCGCTGTTGATCCCGTGACCCGTGAAGTCCCGCACCACACCGTAGGAGAAGCGCTTGGCGTACGACTCGATGACGCGACCGATCACGTTGATCCGGCGTCCCGGTCGCACCGCCTTGACGGCACGGGCGAGGGACTCCCGGGTCCGCTCCACCAGGAGCCGGCTCTCCTCGTCCACCTCGCCCACCAGGTACGTGGCGTTGTTGTCGCCGTGCACGCCGCCGATGTAGGCGGTCACGTCGAGGTTGACGATGTCGCCGTCGCGGAGGACCGTCGAGTCGGGGATGCCGTGGCAGATCACCTCGTTCACCGACGCGCAGAGCGACTTGGGAAAGCCCCGGTAGCCGAGTGTGGAGGGGTATGCCCCGTGGTCGCACATGTAGGTGTGGGCGACCCGGTCCAGTTCGTCCGTGGTCACTCCCGGCGCGATCAGCTTGGCCGCCTCGGCCATCGCCCGCGCCGCGATCCGACCGGCCACCCGCATCGCCTCGATCGTCTCGGGGGTCTGCACCTCCGGACCTGTGTAGGGCGTCGGCGCGGACTTGCCGACGTACTCGGGCCGGCGGATGTTTCCGGGCACGGGACGGGTGGGAGACAGCTCCCCTGGGACGAGCAGCGACTGGCCAGACATGCCAGCGAGTCTAACCAGCGGGTGCGGGGCACTCTGTCCTCTGGCGAAAGGAGCCGGTCATGGGGCTGTTCAAGAAGAAGCGCGCGGTGGGCAAGCCGGGCGAGTGGTACTACTGCCTGGAGCACGGCAAGGTCGAGGAGGGGCCGGAGTGCCCGGCCA contains:
- the map gene encoding type I methionyl aminopeptidase is translated as MSGQSLLVPGELSPTRPVPGNIRRPEYVGKSAPTPYTGPEVQTPETIEAMRVAGRIAARAMAEAAKLIAPGVTTDELDRVAHTYMCDHGAYPSTLGYRGFPKSLCASVNEVICHGIPDSTVLRDGDIVNLDVTAYIGGVHGDNNATYLVGEVDEESRLLVERTRESLARAVKAVRPGRRINVIGRVIESYAKRFSYGVVRDFTGHGINSAFHSGLIVPHYDSPHATTLIEPGMTFTIEPMLTLGTHEYDTWDDGWTVVTKDRKRTAQFEHTLVVTDTGAEILTLP